Proteins encoded together in one Lathyrus oleraceus cultivar Zhongwan6 chromosome 5, CAAS_Psat_ZW6_1.0, whole genome shotgun sequence window:
- the LOC127085938 gene encoding transcription elongation factor SPT6 homolog isoform X13 — translation MARVRKKSTPEEDEQEKILRKGKRKLASTVDDDDEEDMDEFEVDGFLVGSDEDKEDSGEEDNPKQTQKKKKRKRSSKNIVLDDDDLELIRENKKKMNDGKLKRLKKTGKVTEPMEQSSDDEGSLNDLFEDVTDDSEDDMSDFIVDEEPAIYGKGDSLRPKKFKGMKHSSSLSKEAKHRSGKSGNDPKNMDVAGEGNSVADSDLPERIQMIEDIVGSIPVDRMSIEEESSWILRQLESNINPFFSEAKSCGLGDSVNREDIVRFLELYHIKKYDIPFIAMYRKEQCPSLLRDGKQDDSESTLLNDGEGKPKLNWHKILWIIKELDIKWLHLQKRKSMLQRYYNKHFEDECQMSFLAEESSFHKQIFDSITNMLEKAETEKEIDDVDMKFNLYFPPADEFLSSGYKRPLMKTYYSDCRKAGLSSLARKIGNPEKFSSLVTLNRVGVASEEDPEESPEEMAAIYTCETFRTSEAVLKGARHMASLMLSCEIPFRKHVRSIFMDKALVSTSPTLKGNIAIDSFHEFAGFKWLKDKPLLKFEDSQWLLIQKGEEEELLKVEIKLPDDAVKELLAIFNDAYLKDSEGTSTQLWNEQRKSIVQDTISSILLPSMEKEARALLNAKAKICSLMKYGMQFWNRISVAPYLNNDNAAAQERGVVACCWGNGKPGTTFVMLDSKGELVDIMHAGSLTLRSQNVNDQQRRKSDQKCVLKFLTIHRPKVIVLGAANATCIRLKEDINEIISMMSEDNFQDVSQEMNGLPAVVLGDEGLPHLYEESEISMSQFPRQYGIVKRAVALGRYLLNPLAMVATLCGVNKEVLSWKLNPLERFLSSDEKMEMIEWIMIDITNQVGIDINMGIRHDWLLAPLLFVSGLGPTKAGVLHRELLGGTDVRNRKDLAKFGLNTKRVFCNAVGFLQVSGDDPNFIDTAGNILDRTRIHPESYSLAEELAKAVVTIHYADANDTQVNAIECIQNEPKLLESFDLNEYADRMETEKGEYKRVTLFDMKMELVHGFNDPRSPYQEPTQEDEFYMVTGETGVALIEGERVQATVRRVLARQAFCVLESGISGVLFKEDFSDDIGDIPLTEKLREGVVLKCKIKLIDKSRCQVNLTCKVSELKSVGDQSFRDMDPYYCQGNFDLLSKQESTDKKDVNKNFLSRKISHPHFQNITADQAKEFLAEKIVGEFIFHPSSRGLCYLTLSLKFFDALYVHKDILEGEKSDDMNSLVELGRTLKVGDEIFESIDKVIELYVNPLVVHLKDLINFRKFKKGTKAEVDELLKHEKEEYPNRIPYGIGISFEHPGVFILSYIRSTNPHHEYIALHPKGFKFRKQIFNNVEQLMAYFQNHINDNVARANDQSKDYNDSGGGRGRGRGRGGGGGSCYKCGESGHMARECTQEGGGGGGGGRGGGGGTCYKCGESGHMARECTQEGGGGGGRGGGGTCYKCGESGHMARECTQEGGGGGGRGGGGTCYKCGESGHMARECTQEGGGGGGRGGGGGGACYKCGESGHMARECTQEGGGGGGRGGGSCYKCGESGHMARECTQEGGGGGGWSSSGGRRGGRGRGRGRGSSYSSFSHDDSVDVNDGGGFGTSNGGSGWGGTGGGSGWGGSGGKSWGGNSTNEESNPEKGGWGVTAADNGGSGNDNSGWSSAHGKNATSSGGESGWGATGGKSWGGNSSNKESNTTEGGWGVTTGSGNETGGTSWGGNSTNKESNATKGGWGVTTGSGNEIGGKSWGGNSTNKESNTAVGSWGVMAGSGNETGGKSWGGNSTNNESNTTGGGWGVTAGSGNETGGKSWGGNSTNKESNTTEGGWGVTAGSGNETGGKSWGGNSTNNESNTTGGGWGVTAASGNETGGKSWGGNSTNKESNTTEGGWGVTTGSGNETGGKSWGGNSTNKESNTTGGWGVTTGSGNQDSGWSSGHWKNAAPSGGESGWGGTNGGSGWGGTGGSGGKSWGGSSTYEENNTAEGGGSGYGGGGGRGSGRGGGACFKCGESGHMARDCTQEGGGGRGGGGRGGGRGGGACFKCGESGHMARDCTQEGGGGGRGGGRGGGACFKCGESGHMSRECTQNGGGGGGGWGGGGRGGGRGGGVCFKCGESGHMARECTQEGGGGGGRGSGGGGACFKCGESGHMARECTQEGGSGGGGGGRYGGGGGGNCFKCGESGHFARECPSSTS, via the exons ATGGCGAGAGTAAGAAAAAAATCTACTCCCGAAGAAGATGAACAAG AGAAAATCCTAAGGAAAGGGAAACGGAAATTAGCTTCTACTGTTGACGACGATGACG AAGAAGACATGGATGAGTTTGAGGTGGATGGGTTTTTAGTTGGTAGTGATGAAGACAAGGAAGATAGCGGTGAAGAAGATAATCCTAAGCAAACacaaaagaagaaaaagagaaa GAGATCGTCAAAAAACATTGTTCTTGATGACGATGATCTTGAATTGATCCGTGAGAACAAGAAAAAAATG AATGATGGGAAGCTGAAGAGGCTTAAAAAGACTGGCAAAGTTACCGAGCCGATGGAACAATCTTCTGATGATGAAG GATCTCTTAATGATCTTTTCGAAGATGTGACTGATGATTCTGAAGATGATATGTCAGATTTTATAGTGGACGAAGAGCCTGCTATCTATGGGAAGGGAGATTCTCTCAG ACCAAAAAAGTTTAAAGGCATGAAACATTCATCTTCGCTTTCAAAAGAAGCCAAACATAGATCTGGCAAGTCAGGCAATGATCCTAAAAATATGGACGTAGCTGGAGAGGGTAACTCTGTTGCTGATTCAGACTTACCTGAGAGGATACAG ATGATTGAGGACATTGTAGGATCTATTCCAGTTGACAGAATGAGTATTGAAGAAGAAAGTTCTTGGATACTACGCCAACTTGAATCCAACATAAATCCTTTCTTCAGTGAGGCCAAATCCTGTGGACTAGGTGATTCAGTAAATAGAGAGGATATTGTTAGGTTCTTGGAATTGTATCATATAAAGAAATATGAT ATTCCGTTTATTGCCATGTACCGTAAAGAACAATGCCCCAGTCTTCTGAGAGATGGTAAACAGGATGACTCAGAAAGCACATTATTGAATGATGGTGAGGGAAAACCTAAACTGAACTGGCACAAG ATACTCTGGATAATCAAGGAATTGGACATAAAATGGTTACATCTTCAGAAACGAAAGAGCATGCTCCAAAGATACTATAACAAACATTTTGAGGATGAATGCCAAATGTCTTTCCTTGCCGAGGAATCCAGTTTCCACAAGCAGATTTTTGACTCGATCACCAATATGCTCGAGAAGGCTGAAACAGAGAAAGAGATTGATGATGTTGATATGAAGTTTAATTTGTATTTTCCACCAGCTGATGAGTTCTTAAGTAGTGGTTATAAAAGGCCTCTGATGAAGACATACTATTCCGATTGCAGAAAGGCAGGATTATCTTCACTTGCTAGGAAAATTGGAAATCCTGAGAAATTTAGTTCTCTAGTTACTCTTAACAGAGTG GGAGTTGCCAGTGAAGAAGATCCAGAGGAATCTCCAGAGGAGATGGCTGCAATATATACATGTGAAACTTTTCGAACTTCCGAAGCCGTACTTAAAGGCGCCAGGCACATG gCTTCCTTGATGTTAAGCTGTGAGATACCTTTCAGGAAACATGTCCGCAGCATATTTATGGATAAGGCTTTAGTATCAACTAGCCCTACATTGAAAGGAAATATAGCAATAGATTCCTTTCATGAATTTGCTGGGTTTAAGTGGCTGAAGGACAAACCTCTCTTGAAGTTTGAGGATTCTCAGTGGCTTCTCATTCAGAAGGGTGAAGAAGAGGAACTTCTTAAAGTTGAAATAAAGTTGCCTGATGATGCTGTAAAGGAGTTGTTGGCGATCTTCAACGATGCTTATCTCAAAGACTCTGAAGGAACATCTACTCAACTTTGGAATGAGCAGCGTAAATCAATCGTGCAGGATACTATTTCAAGCATTCTTTTGCCATCTATGGAGAAGGAAGCACGTGCGTTGTTAAATGCTAAGGCCAAAATCTGCTCATTAATGAAGTATGGGATGCAGTTTTGGAACAGAATCTCTGTGGCACCGTATCTAAACAATGACAATGCTGCTGCACAAGAGCGGGGAGTAGTGGCTTGTTGCTGGGGAAATGGTAAGCCAGGTACCACATTTGTCATGTTGGATTCTAAAGGCGAGTTGGTTGATATAATGCATGCCGGGTCACTGACACTGCGATCTCAGAATGTCAATGATCAGCAGCGCAGAAAAAGTGACCAGAAGTGTGTCCTCAAGTTCCTAACAATTCATCGACCAAAGGTTATTGTACTAGGAGCTGCCAATGCGACCTGTATAAGGTTGAAGGAGGACATCAATGAG ATTATTTCCATGATGTCTGAGGACAATTTTCAAGACGTCAGTCAAGAGATGAATGGACTACCAGCAGTTGTATTGGGGGACGAAGGCTTGCCACATCTCTATGAAGAGTCAGAGATATCAATGAGCCAGTTCCCCAGACAATATG GCATTGTAAAGAGAGCTGTGGCCCTTGGACGTTACCTTCTAAATCCACTGGCAATGGTTGCAACTCTCTGTGGAGTCAATAAAGAGGTATTGTCTTGGAAATTAAACCCTCTGGAGAGATTCCTATCAAGTGATGAGAAAATGGAGATGATAGAATGGATCATGATAGATATTACTAACCAAGTAGGTATAGACATAAATATGGGAATTAGACATGACTGGCTGTTGGCACCGTTGCTGTTTGTTTCTGGTCTTGGACCCACGAAAGCTGGTGTTTTGCACCGAGAACTACTTGGAGGTACAGATGTGAGAAATCGGAAGGACTTGGCTAAATTTGGACTGAACACAAAAAGGGTTTTCTGCAATGCTGTTGGTTTTTTACAGGTTTCTGGTGATGACCCAAATTTTATTGATACTGCTGGCAATATCCTTGACCGTACGAGAATTCATCCAGAGTCATATAGTCTTGCTGAGGAATTAGCTAAAGCTGTTGTTACTATACATTATGCTGATGCCAATGATACCCAAGTGAATGCAATTGAATGTATTCAAAATGAACCAAAACTGCTAGAGAGTTTTGATCTAAATGAATATGCTGATAGAATGGAAACTGAAAAAGGTGAATACAAAAGAGTTACTCTTTTTGACATGAAGATGGAACTAGTCCATGGATTTAATGATCCCAGAAGTCCTTATCAGGAACCGACTCAAGAGGATGAGTTCTACATGGTAACTGGAGAAACAGGGGTTGCACTGATTGAAGGAGAAAGAGTTCAGGCAACAGTTCGCCGTGTGCTGGCTCGTCAGGCATTCTGTGTGCTTGAATCTGGAATATCTGGAGTACTGTTTAAGGAGGACTTTTCAGATGATATTGGGGATATACCATTGACTGAAAAATTGCGTGAAGGCGTTGTGCTGAAATGCAAGATCAAACTAATTGATAAGAGTAGATGCCAGGTTAATCTGACATGTAAAGTGAGTGAATTGAAGAGTGTTGGTGATCAAAGTTTCCGCGACATGGATCCCTATTATTGTCAAGGAAACTTCGACTTGCTAAGTAAACAAGAGTCAACAGACAAAAAGGATGTAAATAAAAATTTCTTGTCGAGAAAAATTTCTCATCCCCATTTTCAGAATATAACTGCAGATCAGGCAAAGGAG TTCCTTGCAGAGAAGATCGTTGGGGAATTTATCTTCCACCCAAGTTCAAGGGGTCTATGTTATTTGACCCTATCTCTTAAATTTTTTGACGCACTTTATGTGCACAAAGACATTTTGGAAGGTGAGAAGAGTGATGATATGAATAGCTTGGTTGAACTTGGAAGGACATTAAAAGTAGGAGATGAAATATTTGAGAGCATAGATAAG GTTATTGAACTCTATGTCAACCCATTGGTAGTTCATCTGAAAGATTTGATTAATTTCCGAAAATTTAAAAAGGGCACCAAAGCGGAAGTTGACGAACTATTGAAACACGAGAAGGAGGAATATCCAAACAGGATACCATATGGCATTGGCATTTCGTTTGAGCATCCTGGGGTTTTTATATTGTCTTACATTAGAAGTACAAATCCACATCATGAGTATATTGCTCTCCATCCAAAAGGATTCAAATTCAGGAAGCAAATATTCAACAATGTTGAGCAGCTGATGGCATATTTCCAAAATCATATCAATGATAATGTTGCACGAGCAAATGACCAATCAAAAG ATTACAATGACAGTGGGGGTGGCCGCGGCCGCGGTCGTGGTCGTGGCGGGGGTGGTGGTTCATGCTACAAATGTGGTGAGTCGGGTCACATGGCTAGGGAGTGCACTCAGGAGGGTGGTGGAGGTGGAGGTGGAGGGAGGGGCGGTGGTGGTGGAACATGCTACAAATGTGGTGAGTCAGGTCACATGGCTAGGGAATGCACGCAAGAGGGTGGTGGAGGTGGAGGGAGGGGTGGCGGTGGAACATGCTACAAATGTGGTGAGTCAGGTCACATGGCTAGGGAATGCACTCAAGAGGGTGGCGGAGGTGGAGGAAGGGGTGGTGGTGGAACATGCTACAAATGTGGTGAGTCGGGTCATATGGCTAGGGAATGCACTCAGGAGGGTGGCGGAGGTGGAGGGAGAGGCGGCGGTGGTGGCGGAGCATGTTACAAATGTGGTGAGTCAGGTCACATGGCTAGGGAATGCACTCAAGAGGGCGGTGGAGGTGGAGGGAGGGGAGGTGGTTCATGCTACAAATGTGGTGAGTCAGGTCACATGGCTAGGGAATGCACTCAAGAGGGTGGTGGAGGTGGAGGGTGGAGCAGCAGTGGTGGGCGAAGAGGTGGAAGAGGCCGTGGCCGTGGACGTGGTTCTAGCTATAGCTCTTTCTCTCATGATGATAGCGTTGATGTCAACGATGGTGGTGGGTTTGGTACTTCAAATGGTGGGAGTGGATGGGGAGGAACTGGTGGTGGGAGTGGATGGGGAGGGAGTGGTGGTAAAAGTTGGGGTGGAAATAGTACTAATGAAGAAAGCAATCCCGAAAAAGGTGGTTGGGGGGTCACAGCTGCCGATAATGGTGGATCTGGAAATGATAATTCTGGATGGAGTTCCGCTCATGGGAAGAATGCAACCTCTTCTGGTGGTGAGAGTGGATGGGGAGCAACTGGTGGTAAAAGTTGGGGTGGAAATAGTTCTAACAAAGAAAGCAATACAACAGAAGGTGGTTGGGGAGTCACAACTGGATCGGGAAATGAAACAGGTGGTACAAGTTGGGGTGGAAATAGTACTAACAAAGAGAGCAATGCAACAAAAGGTGGTTGGGGAGTCACAACTGGATCTGGAAATGAAATTGGTGGTAAAAGTTGGGGTGGAAATAGTACTAACAAAGAGAGCAATACAGCAGTAGGTAGTTGGGGAGTCATGGCTGGATCTGGAAATGAAACTGGGGGTAAAAGTTGGGGTGGTAATAGTACTAACAATGAAAGCAATACAACAGGAGGTGGTTGGGGAGTCACGGCTGGATCTGGAAATGAAACTGGTGGTAAAAGTTGGGGTGGAAATAGTACTAACAAAGAAAGCAATACAACAGAAG GTGGTTGGGGAGTCACGGCTGGATCTGGAAATGAAACTGGTGGTAAAAGTTGGGGTGGTAATAGTACTAACAATGAAAGCAATACAACAGGAG GTGGTTGGGGAGTCACGGCTGCATCTGGAAATGAAACTGGTGGTAAAAGTTGGGGTGGAAATAGTACTAACAAAGAAAGCAATACAACAGAAGGTGGTTGGGGAGTCACAACTGGATCTGGAAATGAAACTGGTGGTAAAAGTTGGGGTGGAAATAGTACTAACAAAGAAAGCAATACAACAGGTGGTTGGGGAGTCACAACTGGATCTGGAAATCAAGATTCTGGATGGAGTTCTGGTCATTGGAAGAATGCAGCTCCTTCTGGTGGTGAGAGTGGATGGGGAGGGACTAATGGGGGAAGTGGATGGGGAGGTACTGGAGGGAGTGGGGGTAAAAGTTGGGGTGGAAGTAGTACATATGAAGAAAATAATACAGCAGAAGGCGGAGGCAGTGGCTATGGAGGCGGTGGTGGACGAGGAAGTGGACGAGGTGGTGGGGCGTGTTTCAAGTGTGGTGAATCGGGTCACATGGCTAGGGACTGCACCCAAGAGGGAGGTGGAGGGAGGGGTGGTGGTGGACGGGGAGGTGGTAGAGGTGGTGGGGCGTGCTTCAAATGTGGTGAATCAGGTCACATGGCTAGGGACTGCACCCAAGAGGGTGGTGGAGGTGGACGAGGAGGCGGAAGAGGTGGTGGGGCGTGCTTCAAGTGTGGTGAGTCGGGTCACATGTCTAGGGAATGCACCCAGAATGGTGGTGGAGGTGGAGGAGGATGGGGAGGCGGTGGACGAGGAGGCGGAAGAGGTGGTGGCGTGTGCTTCAAGTGTGGTGAGTCAGGGCACATGGCTAGGGAATGCACCCAGGAGGGTGGAGGAGGTGGAGGGAGGGGTAGTGGCGGTGGTGGAGCATGCTTCAAATGTGGCGAGTCTGGTCACATGGCTAGGGAATGCACCCAAGAGGGTGGCAGTGGCGGAGGTGGTGGAGGGAGGTATGGGGGCGGCGGCGGTGGAAACTGTTTCAAATGTGGGGAGTCTGGGCATTTTGCGAGAGAATGCCCATCCAGCACTAGTTGA